A stretch of Halocalculus aciditolerans DNA encodes these proteins:
- a CDS encoding PPC domain-containing DNA-binding protein, translated as MRYRETTTTREFVGRLDHGADWREEIESLARDEGVDAGWFTALGAVQDADVAYYDQDDFEYTTASFDEPLEVAACVGNVSVLDGDHFAHTHAVLSRRSGQALAGHLDAATVWAGEVYLRELDADLDRSPDPATDLDLWL; from the coding sequence ATGCGCTACCGCGAGACCACGACCACCCGCGAGTTCGTCGGTCGCCTCGACCACGGCGCGGACTGGCGGGAGGAAATCGAATCCCTCGCCCGCGACGAAGGCGTCGACGCCGGCTGGTTCACCGCCCTCGGTGCCGTGCAGGACGCCGACGTCGCCTACTACGACCAAGACGACTTCGAGTACACGACCGCGTCCTTCGACGAACCCCTCGAAGTCGCCGCCTGCGTCGGCAACGTCTCCGTCCTCGACGGCGACCACTTCGCCCACACCCACGCCGTCCTCTCCCGCCGCAGCGGCCAAGCCCTCGCCGGCCACCTCGACGCCGCGACCGTCTGGGCCGGCGAAGTCTACCTCCGCGAACTCGACGCCGACCTCGACCGCAGCCCCGACCCCGCCACCGACCTCGACCTCTGGCTGTAG
- a CDS encoding carboxypeptidase M32 encodes MATPDAYETLLDEYKRASNVSSASGVLSWDQQVTMPEGGTPARSKQLSTLSAVHHDIITGDTVADALAELEDADLTPEQAASVREIRREHERASAVPRDLVEQLSEASSDALPAWEQAREDDDFDHFAPHLETLVELRREYANEIDPDADPYAVLFADYEPYLDLSKAEAVLEELRDRLVPLVAAIQASDADLATPFDGEYSPEKQESVSRDLLDDLGYDWDRGRLDTSSHPFTSGNQFDTRITTRFQPEDPLDSIMSTVHEYGHAQYNLGLPREAFGTPLGDSRDLTVHESQSRFWENHVGRSEAFWDRHAGTLADAFDDDLSARDVYEAANQVYPDNLIRVEADELTYHMHIILRFELERDLISGDLAVEDVPEAWNEKMEEYLDVTPETDSEGCLQDIHWSHGNFGYFPTYSLGSVLAAQLDHTMREDLDVDALVRNGDFAAIREWLGERIHQHGQRYTTPELVEEATGEAFTADYFLDYAESKYEALYDL; translated from the coding sequence ATGGCAACTCCCGACGCCTACGAGACGCTCCTCGACGAGTACAAGCGCGCGTCCAACGTGTCCTCCGCGTCCGGCGTGCTCTCCTGGGACCAGCAGGTGACGATGCCGGAGGGCGGGACGCCCGCCCGCTCGAAGCAGCTCTCCACGCTCTCCGCCGTCCACCACGACATCATCACGGGCGACACCGTCGCCGACGCCCTCGCGGAGCTGGAGGACGCCGACCTCACGCCCGAGCAGGCGGCGTCAGTGCGGGAGATTCGACGCGAGCACGAGCGCGCGAGCGCCGTGCCGCGCGACCTCGTCGAGCAGCTGAGCGAGGCGTCCAGCGACGCCCTCCCCGCGTGGGAGCAAGCGCGCGAGGACGACGACTTCGACCACTTCGCCCCCCACCTGGAGACGCTCGTCGAACTCCGCCGCGAGTACGCAAACGAAATCGACCCGGACGCCGATCCGTACGCCGTTCTCTTCGCCGACTACGAACCCTACCTCGACCTCTCCAAGGCGGAGGCCGTCTTGGAGGAGCTCCGCGACCGCCTCGTCCCGCTCGTCGCCGCCATTCAGGCGAGCGACGCCGACCTCGCCACGCCCTTCGACGGCGAGTACAGCCCGGAGAAACAGGAGTCCGTCTCCCGCGACCTCCTCGACGACCTCGGCTACGACTGGGACCGCGGCCGCCTCGACACCTCCAGCCACCCCTTTACTTCTGGGAATCAGTTCGACACCCGCATCACGACGCGCTTCCAGCCCGAAGACCCGCTCGACTCCATCATGAGCACCGTCCACGAGTACGGGCACGCCCAGTACAACCTCGGCCTCCCCCGGGAGGCGTTCGGCACGCCGCTCGGCGACTCCCGCGACCTCACCGTCCACGAGAGCCAGAGCCGCTTCTGGGAGAACCACGTCGGCCGCAGCGAGGCCTTCTGGGACCGCCACGCCGGCACGCTCGCCGACGCCTTCGACGACGACCTGAGCGCGCGAGACGTCTACGAGGCCGCGAACCAGGTCTACCCGGACAACCTGATTCGCGTCGAAGCCGACGAGCTCACCTACCACATGCACATCATCCTCCGGTTCGAGCTCGAACGCGACCTCATCTCCGGGGACCTCGCCGTGGAGGACGTCCCCGAAGCCTGGAACGAGAAGATGGAGGAGTACCTCGACGTCACGCCCGAAACGGATAGCGAGGGGTGCCTGCAGGACATCCACTGGAGCCACGGGAACTTCGGCTACTTCCCCACCTACTCGCTCGGGAGCGTCCTCGCCGCCCAGCTCGACCACACGATGCGCGAGGACCTCGACGTCGACGCGCTCGTCCGCAACGGCGACTTCGCCGCCATCCGCGAGTGGCTCGGCGAGCGCATCCACCAGCACGGCCAGCGCTACACCACGCCCGAACTCGTCGAGGAAGCCACCGGCGAGGCCTTCACCGCCGACTACTTCCTCGACTACGCCGAATCGAAGTACGAAGCGCTCTACGACCTCTGA
- a CDS encoding ABC transporter permease subunit, with protein sequence MTSNGQMPDASWPAVVAGDDWADDDARTLPRAALGFAVSALALAALFAYDYAVVPAGSPLVADWFTRPTDWLALLAATVLVWAVGPALVRNPARTRRYWLAFRRDPVALASGSVVAGFVAVGALGPLVLPTPHYDLSARYQPPAFLGVPADVAGSCVGPVRDGVCYGTLAHPLGTAPLGYDMLLLTAWGAHTALVLAVIVAAVVAVVATAVGTTAAVAGGRVDALLTRYVDLQETVPAFLVYLVVLLLANARFAYFVAVFALLSWGGVARTVRSAVRSARQERYAVAARAAGASRFDVAVHHLVPAAGSSIAAGVSRQVALLLLVQAAVGFLGLNETSLPTWGQVVSTGFRSVGGDPAVVVAWWVAGVPVAALALTVVSLSLAGNAVSDRFAG encoded by the coding sequence ATGACATCGAACGGACAGATGCCCGACGCCTCGTGGCCGGCCGTCGTCGCGGGCGACGACTGGGCGGACGACGACGCCCGGACGCTGCCCCGCGCCGCCCTCGGATTCGCCGTCTCCGCTCTCGCGCTCGCCGCGCTCTTCGCGTACGACTACGCCGTCGTTCCCGCGGGCAGCCCGCTCGTCGCGGACTGGTTCACGAGGCCGACGGACTGGCTCGCGCTCCTCGCCGCGACCGTGCTCGTCTGGGCGGTCGGCCCCGCGCTCGTCCGGAACCCCGCCCGCACCCGCCGGTACTGGCTGGCGTTCCGCCGCGACCCCGTCGCACTCGCCTCCGGAAGCGTCGTCGCCGGCTTCGTCGCCGTGGGCGCACTCGGCCCGCTCGTCCTCCCGACGCCGCACTACGACCTGAGCGCGCGCTACCAGCCGCCAGCGTTCCTCGGCGTCCCCGCGGACGTCGCGGGGTCGTGTGTCGGCCCGGTCCGCGACGGCGTCTGCTACGGCACGCTCGCCCACCCGCTGGGAACCGCGCCGCTCGGCTACGACATGCTCCTCCTCACCGCGTGGGGCGCGCACACCGCGCTCGTCCTCGCCGTCATCGTCGCCGCGGTCGTCGCCGTCGTCGCCACCGCCGTGGGGACGACCGCAGCCGTCGCCGGCGGGCGCGTCGACGCTCTCCTCACGCGCTACGTGGACCTCCAGGAGACCGTTCCCGCCTTCCTCGTCTACCTCGTCGTCCTCCTCCTGGCGAACGCGCGGTTCGCGTACTTCGTCGCCGTCTTCGCCCTGCTCTCCTGGGGCGGCGTCGCCCGGACCGTCCGGAGCGCCGTGCGGAGCGCCCGACAGGAGCGGTACGCCGTCGCCGCGCGCGCCGCCGGCGCGTCCCGGTTCGACGTCGCCGTCCACCACCTCGTCCCGGCCGCCGGGAGCAGTATCGCCGCGGGCGTCTCTCGACAGGTCGCGCTCCTCCTGCTGGTCCAGGCCGCCGTCGGCTTCCTCGGGCTGAACGAGACGTCGCTCCCGACGTGGGGACAGGTCGTCTCGACGGGCTTCCGTTCCGTCGGCGGCGACCCCGCCGTCGTCGTCGCGTGGTGGGTCGCCGGCGTCCCCGTCGCCGCGCTCGCCCTCACCGTCGTCTCGCTCTCGCTCGCCGGGAACGCCGT
- a CDS encoding ABC transporter substrate-binding protein, whose product MADSNNVSRRRFLQATGGAAAAAALAGCSGGDGGETTTTSGGNNTNATTQQTTVDLEGTTVNMIASTITTFDPVAATDTESGRVIQQVFDCLMQYPQAKTSVTGELATDFSVSDDYTTYTFTLADATYHNGDSLKASDFVYAWERLVASDKSRRAYFALDSIGIKHEKDSDGNYKSGTLGVTAVDDSTLKVELEEPFHATKEMLAYTSFAPVPEGIVGDIDGYDGEMEYNKFASEKPIGNGPFEMNTYSKGTEVALDKYDDYYGTKAAADHIHWQIIEDPNAYYEFTMNKNADIVNDFPTSKYDPKKVNVDHTTDFGADVGTYGPVRNGETMNYVGNTPLNTYYIGFNMKSVPKPVRQAFAYAMNQQTMVQEVFKNRGTPAYFLTPPTIFPGGPSAAKDLAKNEYPYGYNKSKIAKARQVMEDAGYSESKKFNVTFTQYDSDSWESMAKILRDQLASAHIQMNIQRVPFSTLTQRGRQGQLEAYSLGWVADWPAADNFLQLLNPPQTDTSLKGPISYLNWTAENGDAAEKATKAYQTVRDNPAPTDEAQQKRDAAYKKMEKANWEDVGFLNIYNGLREVMWYDNVEGLKPFGGMGFSRYKLNEVSTK is encoded by the coding sequence ATGGCAGACTCTAACAACGTTTCACGGCGTCGCTTCCTGCAGGCGACGGGTGGCGCGGCAGCCGCCGCCGCCCTCGCGGGCTGCAGTGGCGGTGACGGTGGCGAGACGACGACGACGAGCGGCGGGAACAACACGAACGCGACGACGCAGCAGACCACGGTCGACCTCGAAGGGACGACGGTCAACATGATCGCGTCGACGATCACGACCTTCGACCCGGTCGCGGCGACGGACACCGAGTCCGGCCGCGTCATCCAGCAGGTCTTCGACTGCCTGATGCAGTACCCGCAGGCGAAGACGAGCGTCACGGGTGAGCTGGCGACGGACTTCAGCGTCTCCGACGACTACACGACGTACACGTTCACGCTCGCCGACGCCACCTACCACAACGGCGACTCGCTCAAAGCGAGCGACTTCGTCTACGCGTGGGAGCGCCTCGTCGCGTCCGATAAGAGCCGTCGCGCGTACTTCGCGCTCGACTCCATCGGCATCAAACACGAGAAGGACAGCGACGGCAACTACAAGTCCGGGACGCTCGGCGTCACTGCGGTCGACGACTCGACGCTCAAAGTCGAGCTCGAAGAGCCGTTCCACGCCACGAAGGAGATGCTCGCGTACACCTCCTTCGCGCCCGTTCCCGAGGGCATTGTCGGCGACATCGACGGGTACGACGGCGAGATGGAGTACAACAAGTTCGCCTCCGAGAAGCCCATCGGGAACGGTCCCTTCGAGATGAACACGTACTCGAAGGGGACGGAGGTCGCACTCGACAAGTACGACGACTACTACGGGACGAAGGCCGCGGCGGACCACATTCACTGGCAGATCATCGAGGACCCGAACGCGTACTACGAGTTCACGATGAACAAGAACGCGGACATCGTGAACGACTTCCCGACGTCGAAGTACGACCCGAAGAAGGTCAACGTCGACCACACGACGGACTTCGGCGCAGACGTCGGGACGTACGGCCCCGTCCGTAACGGCGAGACGATGAACTACGTCGGGAACACGCCGCTGAACACCTATTACATCGGGTTCAACATGAAGAGCGTGCCGAAGCCGGTTCGGCAGGCCTTCGCGTACGCGATGAACCAGCAGACGATGGTCCAGGAAGTGTTCAAGAACCGCGGGACGCCCGCGTACTTCCTCACACCGCCGACAATCTTCCCGGGCGGTCCGAGCGCCGCGAAGGACCTCGCGAAGAACGAGTACCCCTACGGGTACAACAAGAGCAAAATCGCGAAGGCCCGGCAGGTCATGGAGGACGCCGGCTACTCGGAGAGCAAGAAGTTCAACGTGACGTTCACGCAGTACGACTCCGACTCGTGGGAGTCGATGGCGAAGATCCTGCGCGACCAGCTCGCGTCCGCGCACATCCAGATGAACATCCAGCGCGTTCCGTTCTCAACGCTCACCCAGCGCGGCCGTCAAGGGCAGCTCGAGGCGTACTCGCTCGGGTGGGTGGCCGACTGGCCGGCCGCGGACAACTTCTTGCAGCTCCTGAACCCGCCGCAGACGGACACGTCGCTCAAGGGTCCGATCAGCTATCTGAACTGGACGGCGGAGAACGGTGACGCGGCGGAGAAGGCGACGAAGGCCTACCAGACCGTGAGGGACAACCCCGCGCCGACGGACGAGGCGCAGCAGAAGCGCGACGCCGCCTACAAGAAGATGGAGAAGGCGAACTGGGAGGACGTCGGCTTCCTAAACATCTACAACGGCCTGCGCGAGGTCATGTGGTACGACAACGTCGAGGGTCTGAAGCCGTTCGGCGGGATGGGCTTCAGCCGCTACAAGCTGAACGAAGTCAGCACGAAGTAA
- a CDS encoding ABC transporter permease has protein sequence MRLSLGETVRRVARPVARRLGIGAAMVLVVLTGFYLFAALTPDPQLASMLYGMQMHSSGSVDVSGTVARYNQAHGYDRPLYVRYLAWLGQILTLHWGYSASQGAPVMDLVRAASARTLAYLLPAVACSTVVGVSAGVYAALRKGSLAERAETAAAYVAFGLPNFYLAIVLTTALPALGGAAVVAALPESALPALVVAVTLLAGQLHYARTEAGRFADAEFAKLKRAQGAPRRVVARHVLRVAAAPLSSALLSEYLGVLVVDVFVIEQVFGIRGLGSLGLEAVERQDTPLMLSILLFVVLVGVAISVLQDVTDAILDPRVE, from the coding sequence ATGCGGCTCTCGCTCGGAGAGACGGTTCGGCGGGTCGCGCGCCCGGTCGCACGACGCCTCGGCATCGGCGCGGCGATGGTGCTCGTCGTGCTCACGGGCTTCTACCTCTTCGCCGCGCTCACCCCCGACCCCCAGCTCGCGTCGATGCTCTACGGGATGCAGATGCACAGCTCCGGGAGCGTCGACGTCTCCGGAACCGTCGCCCGGTACAATCAGGCGCACGGCTACGACCGCCCGCTCTACGTCCGCTATCTCGCGTGGCTCGGCCAGATCCTCACGCTCCACTGGGGGTATTCGGCGAGTCAGGGCGCGCCCGTGATGGACCTCGTACGGGCCGCGTCGGCGCGCACGCTCGCCTACCTCCTTCCCGCCGTCGCCTGCTCGACCGTCGTCGGCGTTTCCGCCGGCGTCTACGCCGCTCTCCGGAAGGGCTCGCTCGCAGAGCGCGCGGAGACCGCCGCCGCCTACGTCGCGTTCGGCCTCCCGAACTTCTACCTCGCCATCGTCCTCACTACCGCCCTTCCGGCGCTCGGCGGCGCGGCCGTCGTCGCCGCCCTTCCCGAATCCGCGCTCCCCGCGCTCGTCGTCGCCGTCACCCTCCTCGCCGGCCAGCTCCACTACGCGCGCACCGAAGCCGGCCGGTTCGCCGACGCCGAGTTCGCGAAACTCAAACGCGCGCAGGGCGCGCCGCGCCGCGTGGTCGCCCGCCACGTCCTCCGCGTCGCCGCCGCTCCGCTCTCCTCCGCTCTCCTCTCCGAATACCTCGGCGTCCTCGTCGTCGACGTCTTCGTCATCGAGCAGGTGTTCGGCATCCGGGGCCTCGGCAGCCTCGGCCTCGAAGCGGTCGAGCGTCAGGATACCCCCCTCATGCTCTCCATCCTCCTCTTCGTCGTCCTCGTCGGCGTCGCCATCAGCGTCCTCCAAGACGTCACCGACGCCATCCTCGACCCGCGCGTGGAGTGA
- a CDS encoding DUF7556 family protein, producing MDASTPSVAPAPADHEVMASLDTGAEERLVIADIARDDAWVSAPTTATAALADWR from the coding sequence ATGGACGCAAGCACGCCATCGGTTGCGCCCGCCCCCGCTGACCACGAGGTCATGGCTTCCCTCGACACCGGAGCCGAAGAGCGCCTCGTCATCGCGGACATCGCCCGAGACGACGCGTGGGTATCCGCACCCACGACGGCGACCGCGGCGCTCGCCGACTGGCGATAG